The genomic interval cccatgcatccatccacttccttacaaaaagatgaaaattgcaaatctgtttctgaaaaagaatatcgtgGAATGATCGGTTCTCTGCTAtatctaactgctagcagaccagatattgtgtttgcagtaggattatgtgctcgatttcaatcagcgccaaaagaatcccacttaactgctgttaaacgcatatttagatatctcgttggaacaactaatcttggtctttggtatagaaaaggttcccattttgatattatagcatactgtgatgctgattatgctggagacaaagttgaaagaaaaagcacaagtggagcatgtcagttcctaggtgaagcattaatcagttggtcatgcagaaaacagaacaccatagcactatccacaactgaggctgaatatgtgtcagctgcaaactgctgttcacaagttttgtggatcaagaaccaacttcaagattactctgtaagctattccaatattccaatttattgtgataatacaagtgctataaatctgtctaaaaatcctattcagcattctagatcaaagcatattgaaataaaacatcatttcattcgtgatcatgtcaataagaaagacgttgaattaatcttcgttgatactcaaaatcaacttgctgacattttcactaagcctcttgtggaggatagttttaattcaatcaaggaaaaactgagaatcatgaaaaatccagaaaattctggttgaaatctgcttctgcagaaaacggagatcgtttatcagtctccgtttcgcgattcatcattctccgttctggaaaaagcaacagtctgcttttccctctcaaaagtaaaaaaggcaaatcttggcatttattacacgtgcccttgtgtctggtgttagaatgctgacacatacactctccaatcccccaaaatgcttttccCATTTTCCTAGGTACAAACTCATCATTACTCCACCTTTTTCTCTCCATCCACTCAAGTCAGAAAACTGCTCCTCTTCCCACCttcttttccccaaaagctGGAATCATCTCTCTTTACCTATATCACATtcactgttcatcttcttcatcatcttcctcccagaaaaacaaaaatggctcgaaccaaacagtCTGCACGAAAAAATGCCTCTCTCTgtacaccaccctcttcatcGTCCTCATACCAATCCAGAGAGCGTTctccctctccaccacctcgcccTTCTCCACCACACTCATCTTCCGCCTCTCCATCTCCTCAAAACAGTCAAGAAGTTCTAAACCTCATGCCTCTGTCTACctttcttccaccactatacactcgNNNNNNNNNNNNNNNNNNNNNNNNNNNNNNNNNNNNNNNNNNNNNNNNNNNNNNNNNNNNNNNNNNNNNNNNNNNNNNNNNNNNNNNNNNNNNNNNNNNNNNNNNNNNNNNNNNNNNNNNNNNNNNNNNNNNNNNNNNNNNNNNNNNNNNNNNNNNNNNNNNNNNNNNNNNNNNNNNCAGTAGAAAAATCCCCAACACAATCTGAACCACAAAGACACACGATGCCTACAGTACCAACACCTTCACCACAAAATCCACCAACGACTACTAACCCTTCGACACCCTCAAAATCGGCTTTCTCTTCTGAACCTTTACACTCAACTCCTCCCCATCAAAAACGGAGATCGTTAAATGACATCGTTTCTCTTTCTCCAAACCAAAAGGAACCACTCTCTCAACCAAAATCACCAACTAAACCCATGAGAACCAAAAACACAATCACTATTGCTCAGTTTCTTGCTCGAAAAAATCTCCCAAATCCTCAAAGAAAGAAAACGCTTGCCccaaaacaaaacctaaaaaccagtcaAAAACCAATTTCTCCAgaacaagaacgttctccaactGCTCCTCCACAAGAACGTTCACCACcacaagaacattctccaactGCCCCTCCACCAAAATCTTCTCCACAAAAGACTTCCAAACGATCTTCCCCTATATCCACATCCTCTGATTCTGAACCATCTCCCCCAACTAAGAAACCAAAACAGAATGCTCCTCCTCTAATCTCCCTTGCAAAATcaaaactcttcaatgaaaaatgggctcaacgcccagttgggaTAGGAAGAATCTTTGTTTTTGATAATCTGGTTGTGGATGGCAATGCTGTTCAGCACCATACGGATGCTCTTGGATGGACCTCTTTCTTAAAGATCTCTGAATCCTTTTTCCCAGAAGTCGTTCGTGCTTTCTATTGCAATGCCAAAACATTTGCTGACAAATctctttttatctcaaaaataaagGGAGTAGAAATCAGATTGAATCCAGACATTTTGGCCAACATTCTCCAGCTTCCAACAGAAGGGCCATCTGTCTATGGTGACAACTGGTATGCAGCTCTGGGTCTTAGAAAGACAGATGTGCAAGCTGAGctatttgaagaaaactccaCACGTTATTTAGCCACTTACTTAAAGCCTATTCCTAAAGTCTTCAACAATATGTGTCAACATACTCTACTTCCacactgtggaagtcatgagtacgTTTCTGATAATGACGCCTTGCTCATCTATCATCTGTTAAACTGCAAGAGATTGAACTTACCTCATGTTATTCTCCAGCACATGATCTGTGCAGCCCAGAAAGATTACAAAAAGAATATtgtgccttatggcatggtcctgACTAAAATCTTCAGGCATTTTGGAGTATCTCTTGCATCTGAAAAATCCTTGATCAAAATTTCCAAGTTTTCCACAAAAAATTTATCTCACATGCGCAACACTGCCTCTGCTCCAACAACTACTCTTCCATCCTGTCCCATCTCTCTCAAAAGGAAGAGATCAGCCGGAAGACGACCTTCCAGaaattctatttctttttcttctccttctacTGATCCCAAGGCAATCTCAGACAAAACTCCTacaccagaacgttctccaccccctccagaacgttctccagaacaTATCCCATCACATCCcactctttttgctcaaacatcTGGCGCTATCCCTTCACATATTCCCTCTTTTTCTCAACCACCTCACTGCCCTACACATGACTTTAGTACTCTCTTATCTAATCCTCTTCTGTCTACCATGTCTCCACTATTTGTTTCACCACAGAAAACCAGTTCTTCCATTTTTGGAATaagtcagtttttgaactttcccGCTCCTGCTGACCACTCTACCTCATCTGTTGGCCCTCTACCATCCATTTCATCTTCTTTTGCCTCTCTCCCATCCTTATCTGCCATGCCTATACCCTCCAACACAGTTGTCGCTGCCTCTTCTCAACCCTCCGCTCACATTCCCTCCACTGACACCTTAGCGGCACCCTCAAACTCTGATATCATGGCCGCTCTCCAGATCATCATGACAAGACAAATTCAGCATGATCAAGAGACTGCTCTACTCAGAACCTGGATGGCTGATCAtcttgctcccaagctgggaattccacctccgCCTCCACATCCGGTGCCCCCTCCCTCTCAGATCCCTCCTGCtggaaaatcctcctcctccgaaggatcttctccctcccTAGCATCTTAGATCTATCCCTTATGTCTTTTTggatgacaaagggggagaattaagttagattttcttttattctgttaCTGCTCTCTTGTTGTAGTTCTGCCTCTTTTGATGTATCTTTACCAATATTAATGAACTTTTGTTATCTTTAATGAAACTCTTTCTGTttgcatttaaaaattttattttaacaaatgcacaaattgagggggagctgttacagctctttatattagaatcaaattaaaatctaaattaacatgtttgtcatcatcaaaaagggggagattgttgagacaaactctctattttaaagttttgatgaaaataaacaaaggttaattaagaatgttaattatgattctaaatgttatgttaatttaacttgtgttcttgagtggttttaattaagagcagaatcaagcaaatacaagaaaagacaacaacaagatcattctgcatcataaacagagaatgatcttcagcttcaccgaactatctatcacagcatgttgttcaaagtttatctacatcgttaacaaagaatctgctctggaaatcattcatatctaacaagtacatggcaaggaacaagtacaaataatccagactcaaaaaggacatttgatcgcaaagatcaaagagtttaaacatggacaaaagtcatgacggcttaagaactccaaaattcaaatgtcaagaaaacttgatcaaactgggtatatgacaagacaagaacaaaggaaatacagaacattcaaaacgggaactccagaatgattattgaagctcaagaacgttcaaactgataaaaccaagaacgttaatcattctccgttttctgcacatcaacagcagccttgcatcctctctgtttcagtctgcaattcgattcaaatcttctccaacctcctctagctacactcaagactcaagacagataatgtaccatcaaagatcaatgaagaaatgtcaaagaaaggacagaaatgctttcaatgctaaaacatcaaaagtcaaaaagtTGTTTTCAAagcaacattatttttattctaaaaataatgttttagtcaaaaaagcatggcctctccaacagctatttcgtacatctccagcctataaatagaaggccattatctcagttctaagcaagaaattcaagtgccaagtaatcaacattatacaatcacacttaagcttgaaattctgaaAAAACAGAGGAAACATTACCTTCTGCAaattcgcgaaacagccactgctgctcattcatatatcagctgcgaaattgtcattagatactctgtaaagaatctattctcaaacaagagttgagcaatatcagattctgtcaaattcaatcatttgtaaaaactcaaactataagagtttctttatagtttgtttaagattgcttcctatcaaggttagataggtgttgtgattgctttctgggtggaaagtaattaagaaagaaatagatcaaggttgatttattctaggtgttgtaagattaagaaggttcttcattttaaacacttagtggaaaatctcacagtgtgaggactggacgtaacccacgttgggtgaaccaggataaatctttgtgtggtattctctttcatttctccttctttattatactgcattaatcatttgagataaagtataaactgattttctgctaattaaagaacgttctctgttttataacataaaccaagaacgttctccgttttttgttttataaccaagatcattcttgagttattttcttaagttttaacaggaatttttaaaaggcatatttacaattcaaacccccctttcttgtaaatcgacattgttacttcaattggcatcagagctcggtctctaaaaagttcaaaaacacctaacaagtgttagagaaaagatctagaagaatgtcgaaagcaaaatacattgttgaaggaggatcctcaaatcgacctccattctttgatggatcagactattatttttggaaaaacaaaatgcagttgttcttaaaatctcaggacacaggaatgtggcgcatcatcacagatggagatttcacaccaagggttgatcaagatgactcgAATTCTGCTCTAAAAAAGGAAGCAGATTGGACAGCAGAagataaagctaaggtactcctaaattctaaagctcaattattcttatcatgtgctttaagcagggaagaaagtgaaagggtagatgaatgcataactgcaaaagaagtctgggatacattgcaaactcaccatgaaggaacaagccatgtcaaagaaacaaggatagacattggtataaggaaattcgaattgtttgaaatgcaagaaggagaaaccattgatgaaatgtactcaagattcaccacaatagtaaatgaaatgcgctctcttggcaaagcctatactgtgcaagaaagagtaagaaaaatcatgaggtgtctcccaatcatttggagaccaatggtgacagctataagtcaagccaagaaccttgagtcactgcctctggaagaactaattggaactctaagagctcatgagatagtattgcaagaagacaaaccagtcaagaaaggaaaggcaatagcactgaaagtctctccgttttctgtttcataaccaagatcattcttgagttattttcttaagttttaacaggaatttttaaaaaggcat from Cicer arietinum cultivar CDC Frontier isolate Library 1 chromosome 5, Cicar.CDCFrontier_v2.0, whole genome shotgun sequence carries:
- the LOC140920469 gene encoding uncharacterized protein; the protein is MTGDRNCFITFSKKDGGSVTFGNDDQAQIKGNGTIGKTNSAQINDVQYVEGLKHNLLSISQLCDNGCEVTFKPKVCEIKLARTGKIMFSGKRKKNLYVIYLDELPDESCFISINKDKWIWHKRAGHISMKTISKISKLDLVRGLPKLNFEKDKICEACAKGKQVKSSFHTKDFVTTKRTLELLHIDLFGPVKTTSLGGMKYGFVIVDDFSRFTWVLFLKQKDDAFESFKTFCKKVQNEKDSSIISVRSDHGGEFINASFKSFFDELGISHNLSCARTPQQNGVVERKNRTLQEMARTILEESNVESYFWAEAINTSCYILNRVSIRKIINKTPYEIWKNRKPNISYFHIFGCYCYILNNKDPIGKFDAKSDKAIFLGYSTESKGYRVFNLRTNVVEISMHILFDEFDDLDISKKDEEEETQNETQQETSLQKTEIDKQSPFHSPPKSWKTIGDHPQTQIIGDTADGIRTRRSFKNDDDSMAMISQIEPKSIKDAITDQSWINAMKEELLQFEKNEVWTLVPDPLDQTVIGTRWVFRNKLDEEGKVVRNKARLVAQGYNQQEGIDYDETFAPVARKGSHFDIIAYCDADYAGDKVERKSTSGACQFLGEALISWSCRKQNTIALSTTEAEYVSAANCCSQVLWIKNQLQDYSVSYSNIPIYCDNTSAINLSKNPIQHSRSKHIEIKHHFIRDHVNKKDVELIFVDTQNQLADIFTKPLVEDIEKSPTQSEPQRHTMPTVPTPSPQNPPTTTNPSTPSKSAFSSEPLHSTPPHQKRRSLNDIVSLSPNQKEPLSQPKSPTKPMRTKNTITIAQFLARKNLPNPQRKKTLAPKQNLKTSQKPISPEQERSPTAPPQERSPPQEHSPTAPPPKSSPQKTSKRSSPISTSSDSEPSPPTKKPKQNAPPLISLAKSKLFNEKWAQRPVGIGRIFVFDNLVVDGNAVQHHTDALGWTSFLKISESFFPEVVRAFYCNAKTFADKSLFISKIKGVEIRLNPDILANILQLPTEGPSVYGDNWYAALGLRKTDVQAELFEENSTRYLATYLKPIPKVFNNMCQHTLLPHCGSHEYVSDNDALLIYHLLNCKRLNLPHVILQHMICAAQKDYKKNIVPYGMVLTKIFRHFGVSLASEKSLIKISKFSTKNLSHMRNTASAPTTTLPSCPISLKRKRSAGRRPSRNSISFSSPSTDPKAISDKTPTPERSPPPPERSPEHIPSHPTLFAQTSGAIPSHIPSFSQPPHCPTHDFSTLLSNPLLSTMSPLFVSPQKTSSSIFGISQFLNFPAPADHSTSSVGPLPSISSSFASLPSLSAMPIPSNTVVAASSQPSAHIPSTDTLAAPSNSDIMAALQIIMTRQIQHDQETALLRTWMADHLAPKLGIPPPPPHPVPPPSQIPPAGKSSSSEGSSPSLAS